The Myxococcales bacterium genome contains the following window.
AAGTCCGGGGCGGTCCGGCTATTCGTTGAAGCGGAAGGGGAAGGTTACGGTTTTCGGCGAACCCTCGAAGGCCGGGAAGTTCATCATCATGACCCGGCGCACCAGGCATTGTTCGATTTCGGCGTTGCCGATCGACGAACCGGCGACCACGGCGTTGGTCACCGCGCCGCTGGGATTGACGACGAACCGCATCTTGACTTCCCCCTTCGCGTCGGGGTTCTTGGCGAAGCAGAACTTCACGCGGCCCATGTACTTGCCGATGGTCGATTTGATCTGATCGGCGCTGATATTGGCCAACGGCGCGACCATCGGCGTGGGCGTCGTCGGTTTGGCGATGATTTCCTCGGTGCCCTTGGCGGGCCCGCCGGAAGGCTTTTCCTCGCCCGGTTTGTTGCCGGTATTCGCGGCGACGGTCGTTTCGCTCTTGAGCTTGGTCAATTCGTCCAGCGCGCTTTTGGCCTCGTCGTTCTTTTCGTTGACGAACAAGACCTTGCGGAAGCTCCATTCGGCCTTGTCGTATTTCTTGTTTTTCAGCAGCCCGCGGCCGAGCGTCAGGTAATGGTTCTCGATTTTTTTCATCCCGTCCTGCGCCGCGACGTTTTTCGGGTCGATGTCCATCACGAACGTGTAGATGCCGTAAGCCGATTCGTCGGGCGGATCGGTGATGCGATTGATTTTGAAATAGGTGTCGGCCTGGACCAGCAGCGCGTCGACCATTTCCTCGAAGGTCGGACCGCCGGGTTCGGGCATGATCGTCACGCCTTCCAGATCGAAGGTGTTGGTGTCAGCGACCGGCGTCGGTTGCGCCGGCGCTCCGGACCACCGATCTTTCAGCGCGTAACCGACGACCGCCAGGACGGCCAGGACGACCGCCGTGGCGGCCAGCCAGACCAGCGGCGAACGGCGCGCGGCTGGCCCGGCCGCCGGCGCCGCTTCCTCGGCGACGCGCAACGTCGCTTTTTCCTCGGCGGCGGGCACCGCGCCCTCCTCGGTGAAAAATTCTTTTTCCACCGCCCGCAACGCGCGATCCATCTCCGGCCCGGCTTTGGTTTCGCGCCGATCCATTTCGCCGATCGCGACGATGTGCTCCACCGCCTCGGTGAGATCGGATTTGGAAACGCGCTCGGACAACGCTTCCATGGCGCTCTCGGCGGCCTCGGCCAGTTGATCCTCGGTGGCCAAGGCGGCGCCCGCGAACGCCGTCTCGCGCCCTTCCGGCGGCAAGGCCAGACGGGCGTTTTCGAACGCGCCCAGGAACGCTCCCGCCGTCGGCGGCCGCAGATCGGGATCGTGGTCGCCGGCCATCAGCGCCAAATCCAGCAAAGCCGGCGAATGCGGGCCTTTGATCACCGGCGGTTGGCCGGGAGTGCCGCACTTGCCGAGGGTCAGCAGGTATTCGAGCAACTTGCCGAGCGAATAGACGTCGGCGGAACCCGACAGAATGCCGCTCTGGCGGAATTCGGGCGCCCAGAACTCCTGGGCGGACATGATTTGAAAATCGGCTTCGGCCAGCATCGGGCGCAGCGAGCCGGCGACTCCCAGGTCGGCGATCTTGACGCCGGTCTTGCTCATGAAGATGTTTTGCGGATTCAGGCCGAAATGCGCCTGTTCCGGATGCTCCTCGATGACCCGGCAGACCTGGTGCATGACCTCGGCCAGTTGGTCGGCGGGAAAGCCGCCCTCGGGAGCGTGCTTGGCGACGGCGCCGACCAGCTTTTCCAGCGTCAGCGCGTTGATGAATTCCTCGACGAAATAGACGAGGTGTTGCGAGTGGCCCGTTTCGAAAACGCGGACGAGGTTCGGGTGCGTCGTGAGATGGGTCAGCCGATTGCCCAATTCCACCAGGTGGCCCACGGCGCCGTTGCGGCCGGTGAACCGCTCGTAAAAGACCTTCACCGCACGGGTCTTGCCGCTCGCTTCTTCCTTGGCTCGATAGACGTAACCGAAATTGCCGCGGCCGACGACCCGTTCGACCCGGAACCGGTCGTCGATCACCTCGCCCACGCCGAAGGTGCGGACGGTCAACGACTTTTCGATCGCGCCGTCAATGGAATTGAGAACGTCGTCGGAGAAGATATCTTTCAAAGACTGAGGCCTCTCTTTGTTGCTTCCCACTCGTAACCGGTAATGGATACTCCCACCTTTGCCGACGGCGCGACGCCCGCAAATCTAGCGACCGACTGGAACCTCTTCCGTGAAATTATGTTTCACCACCGGGCATCCGTCAAGGCGATTCGCCGCTTTTTCCGGCCGGCTAGAGACGAATGACCACGGTTCGCGACAGTTTGTCGTGCCACCCCTGCTTGTTGGGGTCCAGCGCGATCCAAAAAATCCCCATGCCGAAGAACGCCAAGGCGAAACAGGCGGCGACGAACCGGAAAAAAGCGGTCAGATAGCCAATCGGTTCGCCGTGCGTGGTGAACACCTGCAACCGCATCAGGCGCTTGCCCAGCGTTTGTCCGGACGTGCCGTGCAAATAAGTGAAATAGGCCGCCGATAAAAACAAAAACAAAATATAAAACGGCAGACCCAGCATGCGCACCACCTCGGCCGCGTCGCCCCCCTTGCTGCCGGAGACCAACCGGCCGATCACCAAAAACAAACCCAACACCAGCAACAACAGCAAGAAATCGATCAGCGCCGCCAGACCGCGATACACCAGGCCGCCCTTGGGGATCACCTCGGCGCCGGTTGCCTCGTCGGCGTCTTCCTCTTCTTCTTCCGGAAATTCATCCGGTTCGGCCAATGCGCCCGGCTCTTCCGGGAGTTCCGCGAAGGCGACTTCCTCGGCGGCCTGACGCGGCGGCGCGGCCAGGGCCGGCGGCGTCCATTCGGTTGACTCGACCTTGGGCTTTTCGCGCGAACGGGGTTGGGCCAGGTGCGCGAGAACGTCTTCCGCCCGCGCCATCGAACGCGGCGCCGGCTCCGCCGATTCCTCGGCCCTCGGTTCGGCGGCGATCGTATGGAAATTCAGGGTGGGCAGCGGCGTTTCGGCGGTAGCCGGACTTTCGGCGACCGGCGCGACGATCGGTTCCGGTTCGAGCTCGGGTTTCGGCTGGGCTTGCTTCGCCTGTTCGATCAATTCCAACGCGTGTTGGCGCGCCTCTGCCGCCTTTTGTTTTTCCCGCTCGACCGTTTCGCGCTCCCGCGAAAGCCGATCGCGTTCCTCCTGCATTTTTTCCGCGGCTTCCGAAAGCAATCGCCGCTCTTCCTGAAGGCGGACGACTTCCTCTTGCTGCAGGCGCAGGAGATTGGCCTTGGCCTCGGCATCCTCGCGGTATTTGTCTTCCTGGGCCCGGCGCATCTCCTCGGCCAGCCGTTCCCGCTCCTTCCGCGCCTCTTCCAGTTCGCGGCGGATCTGTTCCTTGGCGCGCTGCGCCTCGGCCAGCTCGTGCTGGATCTTCTTTTGCGCTTCGAGAATCGGCGCCAGATCGACGGTTTTTTCCGCCGGCGGCGCGGGACGCGGCGGGCTGGCGGCGAACGCCGAAGCGCTACGCTCGGGTCTGTCGTGCTTTTCCACCGGCACCGCAACTTCGGCCGGGCGCGGCTTGACACTTGCCGCGGCGGCAAGCGGCTCTTTCCAATCGCGGACTTCGCGCCGATCCGCCTCGGCTTTTTCGATCCGCCTGGCCAGGGCCAATTTTTCGCGCTTGAGGGCGTCCAACCGGCGGCCCAGCCCGGCGGCCTTTTCCTCGGGCGCGTGATTGTATTCCCGCTGGAGCCGGGAGATTTCCTCGCGCAATTGCCGCTCGCGGGCAATCAGGTCCGGAAAGTTTTGACCCGCTACGCCCGGTTCGGCCGCTTTCTCATCCGCTCCCGCGTAACGGAAGGAATCTCTGGCCGCCCCCTCTGACGGGGCTTCCCGCCGCGAGCGCAGGCGATCGAACCAGGACGGTTTGGCCTCGGGTTTGCCTTCGCGAAACGCCACGAGGTCGAAACCGCATTTTTTGCAGTGGTCCAGGTCGTCGAACGAGACGAAATTGCAGCGCGGGCATCTCACGGTTCAAACCCCGTTATTCGGAAAGCCAAGGTGCCAGTTCGT
Protein-coding sequences here:
- a CDS encoding AgmX/PglI C-terminal domain-containing protein; this translates as MKDIFSDDVLNSIDGAIEKSLTVRTFGVGEVIDDRFRVERVVGRGNFGYVYRAKEEASGKTRAVKVFYERFTGRNGAVGHLVELGNRLTHLTTHPNLVRVFETGHSQHLVYFVEEFINALTLEKLVGAVAKHAPEGGFPADQLAEVMHQVCRVIEEHPEQAHFGLNPQNIFMSKTGVKIADLGVAGSLRPMLAEADFQIMSAQEFWAPEFRQSGILSGSADVYSLGKLLEYLLTLGKCGTPGQPPVIKGPHSPALLDLALMAGDHDPDLRPPTAGAFLGAFENARLALPPEGRETAFAGAALATEDQLAEAAESAMEALSERVSKSDLTEAVEHIVAIGEMDRRETKAGPEMDRALRAVEKEFFTEEGAVPAAEEKATLRVAEEAAPAAGPAARRSPLVWLAATAVVLAVLAVVGYALKDRWSGAPAQPTPVADTNTFDLEGVTIMPEPGGPTFEEMVDALLVQADTYFKINRITDPPDESAYGIYTFVMDIDPKNVAAQDGMKKIENHYLTLGRGLLKNKKYDKAEWSFRKVLFVNEKNDEAKSALDELTKLKSETTVAANTGNKPGEEKPSGGPAKGTEEIIAKPTTPTPMVAPLANISADQIKSTIGKYMGRVKFCFAKNPDAKGEVKMRFVVNPSGAVTNAVVAGSSIGNAEIEQCLVRRVMMMNFPAFEGSPKTVTFPFRFNE